TGCTATCTTCAAAGGTGACTTACATTTTGTCTACCTCACTCTCATGGGCTCCACTCCCACCCACGCTTCAATTGTCAACATCATTGCACCATAAGATGCATGGATTCCATACTTTTAATTTCTCATATGTTAAAACACAGGGTAATAGAGCAACACATCTCCTAGCAAATTTTGCTAAAGGAATTGATTCTTATGTAACTTGGTTAGAGGAAACCCCCTCCTTTATTGAGTCCTCTACATTACATGATGCTATGTACTCTTCTTCGCTTCAATAAAATAGAcgtatttcttaaaaaaaaaaaaaagttgacatATTTGATGTAAGGAAGATGGTTCTAAAAATGACTTTGATAATGCTAGCTAGTACCACAATATTTTATATGACTTTTATCACAATTTGTTACGTGGTGAATTATGAGTAATAGAGATGTGTGAATTCACatgaatttactttttttttccatcacgCACAAGTCACAACTCGTCATATGATGAGTTGGAGCATGCGAATTAAACTTACAAGCTTGGATCATTTATCTGACAccaatttcttaattttttgataacaGAAAAACTTATCTGACACCAATTTATCTATTTACTATTGTTGGTTTTTAATGCCAATTGGCAGTGGCTGTAATTTCACCCAAAAACTTCACTCAATTATCTACTTACTATTTGAATTCATTTTCAAAGTAGGGGTGAGCATATGCATATGGATGATACTTGTTTAGATTGATTACAAGTCCGATATATTAATACAaacataatatgaaaaaaaaaaaaaaaaattatagggcACAATTAATTGTCATACAAACATTCTTTTAATAaaacgaaaagaaaagaaaaaaaagagtagttTTGGACCCTTCTGGTGAGACATTCAATATAAACATCTTTTTGGCAGGATTAAACCAAAATGTTTTAGTGTTCTCCATGGATTTTAAAGGGCACTGGTGCTAATGCTATAGGTTAAGTGATATTGTGTTAGTACAAGATTAATTCTTCCCCGTTTAGTGCACCCCTTTAATGAAGCAGCTTTGGGGATTCTATTTCTTCCAaccataaaaaattgattattgatttatttctttAGAGTTTCCTTGCAGCAATCAtaaatccaaaacaccaaagtTGTGGCTTCTCATAATGGAAAAAGACATGCATAACTGTTGAAGCATTCAGTGAAGATGAAGCTGAAATCTCAAGTAACAAAAGCAGGGGCTTTCAAGAACTAAAGGCAGATGAAAACGGCAGTGTTttgattaaaaagaagaagagcagaTTGAAGAAACGGTGTCGTTAGACTAAATGTACAGCTGTTAATCTTTTGTTTGTGTTGATGTAAATAGCTTACACGTGTAGGACTCAGATTAACTAGTTTGTTTTGATGGttagttattttatttgctCTGCTACGTGTATATAAAGAAGGGAACAGCTTGTATTTGCTATGAGCTTCTAGATATTTCTCAGATCAATAAATTCCCATTTCTATTTAGAAAAGCTCTCTCCTTtttacatggtatcagagcttccAAAGCTCATCAATGGCGTCCACCATTGCTGCAGATTCTGAAACACCACCAACAGATCCTTTGCTTTCAACGAATCCTTCAATTGCTACAGATCACATATCAAATTCGACTCCTTCAATGGATGATCAAAATACCAATCCTTCAAGCCCTTACTACCTTCCACCTTCTGACAATTCTGTGGTTCTTGTTTCACAACCACTCACTGGTCCTGAGAATTACCTGAGTTGGTCAAGAGCTGTGTTTCTCTCTTTGAGTGGTAGGAACAAATTTGGCTTTCTCAATGGCCAAATCTCCATGCTTGATCCATCTTCATCTCTGTACAATACTTGGTACAGATCAAACACCACGATTCTCTCTTGGCTAGTGAATTCCTTGAGCAAAGAGCTTCAATCTAGTGTGATGTACATTCACACTGCGAGGGATTTATGGATCGACATGCATGACAGGTTCTCTCAGCCAAATGCTCCAAGATTCTTTGAAGTTCAGAAAGAAATTTCGAAGCTTTCACAAGGTCAGATCTCGGTGACTTCTTATTTTACAAGATTCAAGATTTTGTGGGATGAACTTGTGAATTATCAAGCATTTCCTACCTGCACTTGCACTTGCACTTGTGGTTCTAAAAAATCTCAGTTAGATGCACAGAAAAAGGATCAAGTTTTTCGTTTTCTCATGGGGCTTAATGATAGCTATGCTAATGTTAGAAGTCAAATTCTGATAACTGAGCCTCTCCCTGGCATCAACAAAGTTTACTCCTtgattttgcaagaagagaaaCGTAGGCAGATTGGACAAGCAGATATGGTTCTTGAACCAACTGCTTTGTATGCTAATAATAGCTCAAATGCCAAGGGTTATCAAGGACAAACCTATCATGGTGGGAATCAGCAAGGGCATCAAGGTAGTAATCATGGAGGATATGGTGGAAAAGGAGGgaattcaaagaaagaaagacctATCTGTGCTTATTGTGGAGTTGTTGGCCATATTGCAGATAAATGTTACAAGCTGCATGGTTATCCCCCGGGTTATAAGCCTAAAGGGAAATCTTCTGCCAATCAGGTTTCTAGTGCaagaaattttggaaatttctcTCCCAATCTTGGTAGTTTTGGGAATTTTGCTTCTCAGCCATTATCTGGTTTTCCTAATCAAGTTGAGATGATGAATTGTTCACCACAGATGATTGGTTACTCACCACAGCATTCTGGTACACAGCCACAATCTCAATTCAATGTGCCTCAATGTCCAATCACTCAATCTCAGTGTGAGCAATTGCTGTCCTTCCTTTAGAGCTGTGGGGTGACTGTGTTCTTACAGCGACCCATCTCATTAACAGATTACCTTCAAAACATTTAGGGAACAAAACTCCTTATGAGATGCTCTTCAAGCAACCTCCTTCATATAATCATCTTAAAACTTTTGGTTGCTTGTGCTATATTTCTACACTTGCTCATAATAGACATAAGTTTGCACCAAGGGCTAAAAAGTGTGTCTTTCTAGGTTATCCCACTGGTGTTAAGGGTTACAAGGTTTTAGACTTGgacactaaaaccatttctgtTTCCAGAGACATCATCTTTTATGAATCAATTTTTCCCTTTGCTACTCTACCACATTCTGCTACTCTTTCCTCAGATGCTTTTCTTGATAGTTTTGTTGTCCCTCATTGTGTACCTGATAGTTTCCCAAGTTTTATTCCCTCACATTCTGTTCCTTTGCAAAATACCATTGCCACTTCAATTGTTTCTGGGGAAGCTTGTGATTCTGCAGCTGCTAATAATTCTGCAGATATTACAAACACTGCAGATTTTCATTCTATAGAACAATTCTCTATTCCAGATTCTCCTCTTGCACATGATACTTCTGTATTGCCTTATGTTTCTGAAATTGGTACTGCTCCTTTAGTTGTTGCTAGGTCTTCTTCACCTTTAGGCATCAGGAAATCCACTAGACCACATAAACCACGCTCTTATCTTCAAGATTATTCTTGTAAGGCAGTAGGTTCTAAGCCATTACCTGGTCAACCTTATGACATTTTTGCTTGCCTCACTTACTCTAACCTAAGCAAATCCTATAAGCAATTTGTCATGGCCATAGATTCCACTTCCCCAGACCCTACCTCTTTTCTTGAAGTAGTTCAATCTCCTGAATGGAGAGCTGCTATGGATAAAGAAATTGAGGCACTTGAGCTTACCAATACTTGGACTTTGACCACTCTACCACCTGGCAAAATTCCAATTGGGTGTAAGTGGGTTTATAGAACAAAGTATAAGTCAGATGGCACAATTGAAAGGCATAAAGCCAGGTTGGTAGCTAAGGGGTACACCCAGAGGGAAGGGCTTGATTATACTGATACCTTTTCCCCTGTAGCAAAATCAGTTTCTGTGAGAATGGTGTTGTCTTTGGCTGCTGTGAAAGGGTGGTTCCTCCATCAAATGGATGCGAACAATGCGGTTTTGCATGGTGATTTGGATGAAGAAGTATATATGAGTCTCCCCCCTGGTTTTCACAGCAAAGGGGAGTGTGTTTTTGGTTCTAGAGGTTCTGGAACACTGGTTTGCAAGCTTAACAAAAGTctttatggacttaagcaagcaTCACGGCAGTGGTTTGCTAAGTTCTCTTATACCATCCTGAATTTTGGCTTTATCCAATCAAAGGCAGATTACTCTCTCTTTACTCATACTAAAGGCTCATCATTTACTGTTTTGCTGGTGTATGTAGACGATATTTTGCTTACAGGGAATGATCCTAAGTGCATTCATGAATTAAAAGCTTTGCTTGATGCTAAGTTTGGACTAAAAGACTTAGGTTCTCTAAAGTATTTCTTAGGACTTGAAGTTGCAAGGAGTGAAAAGGGAATCAGTCTAAACCAAAGAAAGTATGCTTTGGAAATTCTACATGATACAGGCCATTTGGGGTCTAAACCAGTTAAAACACCTATGGACCAAAACCTGCATCTGTCAAAAGATCAAGGAAAGCTACTGCCAGATGCAAATCAGTATAGAAGGTTAATAGGGAGATTATTATATCTCACCTTAACCAGACCCGACATAACATACGCTGTACACAGATTGAGTCAATTTCTGGCTGAACCAAGAGAACCTCACATGCTTGTAATCAATAGAATTCTTCAATACATAAAAGGGACACCTGGTAGAGGTTTGTTCTTTGCTAGCAATTCAGATTTACAAGTAAAAGCATTCTGCGATGCAGATTGGGCAGGCTGCCCTGATACAAGGAAGTCTTTGACAGGCTATAGTGTTTTTCTAGGTGATTCTCTAATTTCTTGGAGGTCTAAGAAACAAAGTACTGTCTCTAGATCTTCAGCTGAGGCAGAGTATAGAGCAATGGCTACCACGACATGTGAGATTGTTTGGGTTCTACAGTTGCTAAGGGATTTGTGAGTTGATCATCCTAAGAGTGCTCAATTGTTTTGTGATAATCAAGCTGCATTGCATATTGCAGCCAATCCTGTTTTCCATGAGAGAACCAAACATATTGAGGTAGATTGTCATCTTGTCAGAGACAAAATAACAGAGGGTGTGATCAAAGCTTTCCATGTGTTGAGCCAATTTCAAATTGCAGACATTTTCACAAAGGCATTGGGGCTTCCAGCCTTTTCAAGGTTGGTGAATTGCTTGGGGTTGATTGACATTTATTCATCAAGTCTCAAGCCTACTGAAAGTCAAGTCTGTGAACTTACAGTTCAAGACTTGAAGGGGAGTGTTGAAGCATTCAGTGAAGATGAAGCTGAAATCTCAAGTAACAAAAGCAGGGGCTGTCAAGAACTAAAGGCAGATGAAAACGACagtgttttaattaaaaagaagaagagcagaTTGAAGAAACGGTGTCGTTAGACTAAATGTACAGCTGTTAATCTTTTGTTTGTGTTGATGTAAATAGCTTACACGTGTAGGACTCAGATTAACTAGTTTGTTTTGATGGttagttattttatttgctCTGCTACGTGTATATAAAGAAGGGAACAGCTTGTATTTGCTATGAGCTTCTAGATATTTCTCAGATCAAAAAATTCTCATTTCTATTTAGAAAAGCTCTCTCCTTTTTACAATAACCGAGCTCAAACTCTTTCAGTAATTTATAATTGTCTAGATCAGAGCAtctctcaccaaaaaaaaaaaaccgatcgAGGTTAGGGCACAAAATTAACtataattataagttttggcTTCTAATCCCTAACCGGCCGATTCACTTGTATTGATTCTCATGTTGACAAGTTGCCCACCATGGTATTAGTTGCTTCAATATCAACATTTCCAATATTGAAACTCATTCTCGTTCAAAGTTACAAGCACTTCGATTCCTTTCAAAGATTACAGTCATAATTGTCTAATTGTAACTGACTAATTGGTACTAATCAATTAATGTCTTTAGTCATATATATGGGTGTTTCTTATATTATATTCAACTGTGAGTCTGCTTTCTCTCACCAAATGTAACTattgataatgataataaatacCCAAGGGAGCCCTTCTCATGATAAGGCGCgtatattttaatttgtgtGTGTACACAAAGATGAAGATATACAAAAAGCAAATTTCCagtaaatatttaaaacaaaatttaagttcCAACCATGCACACCAGTAAGTGTATTTATTTAAGTTCGAAGCAAAACACACATTAACATTATAGACCCAAAAGTTCCAACCACAACATACATATAATTCCACTTAGGgtgcgtttggataccgctgaaaactgaaaactgaaactgaaaactgaaaaacactgtagcgaaataatttttaaatgtgtgaatagtatcgtgggacccatttttaatgaaaaagttgctgaaaagtgaaatttgtgggtccgtgaacagtacacgatgtgctgtgattggtcaaaaaaatttgaaaagtcaaagtttgcggctactgttcattgaacagtgcatgaacagtagccgcttgtGGGAAAatcgcgtgaaaaaaaaaaaaaaaaaaaaaaaaaatagaaaaacgcAAACGCGGATTGGGCaaaaaacgcccaatccaaacgcaacctTAATTACCAAATTATTGTAGATAGATATATTTGCTTTTCTAGAAAGACCGTTAATTAGTTCTTCATTCTGCATGTCATGCATCTTTTGATTCCACCTTAAGCCTGCAGAAAAAGTAGggtaacaaaaacaaaattagagaTTGCAAAAAGGATTTTATagtaattgaagaaaaagaaatacaaaagaaaactaaaagaaataagcaaaatatctaaaagaaaaCATACAGTAGAGGGAGGAGTTCACTTGTCAGGGTATCGAATTTCTGCCATTTCATTGTCGCCACATTCAATGAATTTGGGTGTTGGACAATCCAAAGCAACTCCTTTTTTGTCAACACAGACGTAAATTTCCAACAGCTGAAACTTACCGTCTTTTTTATTGCACTTGAATTGTATAACTTTTTTATCTTCCGGCTTTTTCGCTAGCGCTGCTTTAAAATTATCGTAGAGGTCGTTCATTTGGTAGGGCTTGAATCTGGGTGTATAAGCTGAGGATGGCggaagaaaaatgataaaatacaatatagatcaaaacaatcaaaaaggtagaattttttttaaaataatcttaTTTAGATGTCAAAAATAATAACATGAATATTGTATCTTCGTTGTTGCTAAATCTGCACCTATAAATTCTAGAAgtatatttaactatttattgcCGAGCAGATTTTAATAACCAAAGAAAGTTCATTTAATTGAGGGTGGGCAATTATGATTCAATCGatttaaaattctcattttcTGCAATTTTTATCgcatggaaaatattttatgaagacACACAAAACTTTGCTTTTTTTCTTCCGTAAAGTCTAAACTTCCACATTAATTATGACATATattggtaggaaaaaaaaaaaagcaccaatGATTCCACCTCTTCTCCATTCTCATAAAATTCTCTATTCTTGCAATAcattaagaataaaataaaataaaataaacatctAGTTAACGAGTACTTGATGACATTTGGTAATgaatcattttgaaaaaaaaaaaaaatttaattttataaaaatataaaatgttgtcaaaaaaatttagtatttttttcttttttcaataaaaagttttaaacgtattttctaaactaatacACATCTGTAAACTTTTCCCATAAAACAAACCTTTTCTATTCAGTGATTCAAGAAGCTGTCTGGCTTCAATAGTGGTACTAATGGCCAACTTGAAGTATGGTAGTGGATCTAAACCAGAGCATGTGCCATGTTTTAGCCACTGATAAGACCAGAAGTCAAAATCTTCTCGATCGACAAAGCTTGGCCAGTACTTCCGCAGAGCCTTTATAGTATCCTTCACCTACAAAccaaattcaaccaaaaaaaaaaaaaatcaaataaataatagaacACTTTCTCAAACATAGAAGTTAATTTTCAGCTAATTAACGAACCTTGCTCTTTGTCAGTACATCTTTAGAACACTCTGTTACCATAGAATCAGGAGCCAAAAATGGCCATAGGCCATGCACAGTGAACTCCGAAAAAGGTGGCTGTAAACAGCTACGCCTCACATTGCAGACAGAAATTGGCCACTGAAGGACAAGCTTATAGTAGTCAAACTCCTTTTCAGTACTGTTTGAAACAGGGAAGCAAATGAGAAGCAGGAAGAACACAAACATTTTGGCAATCATTTTCACCTCACCAATGTTTTCTGCTACAAAGCTTTAGACACTGAGctctatatatacacatgctGGTGTGGACAGTGTTTAACTAGGGTAGGTGACCATGGCACAACAACTTAACTTTTATTGACCTatactgaaaaaaaaagaaaaaaacaaaaaacttttattGACCTGATCCGACCCACTTTTTCCTCTCTCAACGGGTGTCACCCAGAAAAATCTGATTTCTTATGCTCTCACCAAGATACcaactttctctctcctttgttTTATTATCCAAACGAactagcttattttattattatttttttttttagagcactagatatatatatttttaattaaagattagaaaataaaatgttcTCAACTTCTAAAATGTGATGGTATTACATGTATCGATATATGTATCTATTCTCTGATATGATATGGGGCTGTGGACCTCATATTTGTGAAATTCATTACCCCATGTGAGAAGATAAATACATTTATTAGACATATAATAAATTTTCTCTTTAGATAGAGTTTTTCTAAGAAACTACAAACATTAAACTCATATTGACATTCAAGCATTTACCTACTCCCTTTTagtaaattaaattgaaaaaaaaaaatttattactattattatttatgaaatgAAAACCACACCTTAACCCGTATGGAAGTGCAAAATTCTTACATTTCTAATTTCCTTCACTTACCGTAGACTCACCTAACATttattgtaaatattaaaattaccTTAGTTTCAAATCCAAACAACTAAATCACACTTTAAATCTTTAATCCACGAACTACCATGAATTCGAATGACATTATATATCGTTTCCCGATTTATTTATGGGTGAATCCATTTTGGACAAGAAAATAAAGTATAGAAAttaagagatatatatatatatatatatatatatatgtgtgttaagGTCAGGGAGAAAGCACATGCTACATGAATATAGTTGGGCAAAATTGTCAAACCACATCACCTGGTACCACTTTCCAACAATTAATTGTGCGATTTCCACTGCATTTCGAATAGGCCAAGCCAGTTTCTAAAATTGGTCAAGGCACATGCATGGGACATACTTCATAAGGGATACCAAATTAATATGCAAACCAAACCTTAACCCATATAGAAGTGCAAAGTTCTTACATTTCTAATCTCTTGCACTAAACCGCAGACTCACCTAACAtttattgtaaatattataattaccTTAATTTCAAATCCACACAATTAAATCACACTATAATCCACGACCTACCATGAATTCGAATGACATTATATATCTTGTTCTTGACTGATATAAGGGTGAAAACGTTGAAGAAAAGGACCTGTAtaaactttttttcctttttggactagaaaataaaatatagaatttaagatatacatatatatatatatatatgtttgtatgtatgtatgtgttaaGGTCTGGAGAATGCACATATGCTACATGTATGATGTATATAGTCGGGCAAAATTGACAAACCTCATTACCTTGTACCACTTTCCATTT
This genomic stretch from Quercus lobata isolate SW786 chromosome 3, ValleyOak3.0 Primary Assembly, whole genome shotgun sequence harbors:
- the LOC115979539 gene encoding intracellular ribonuclease LX-like, with protein sequence MIAKMFVFFLLLICFPVSNSTEKEFDYYKLVLQWPISVCNVRRSCLQPPFSEFTVHGLWPFLAPDSMVTECSKDVLTKSKVKDTIKALRKYWPSFVDREDFDFWSYQWLKHGTCSGLDPLPYFKLAISTTIEARQLLESLNRKAYTPRFKPYQMNDLYDNFKAALAKKPEDKKVIQFKCNKKDGKFQLLEIYVCVDKKGVALDCPTPKFIECGDNEMAEIRYPDK